CCACATAACAAATCCTCCATCTTCTAAATTTTTGTGCGAAGGCTCCACAGTTCAGGGAAGAAATGCTGATCAAGTGCTCTTTTTAAGTACGTTACCCCAGAAGACCCTCCTGTTCCAGTTTTATGACCGATAATTCTCTCAACTGTTGTCACATGATTGAAGCGCCACAATTGCTGTTGGCTTCCAATGTCAACTAGCTTTTCAGCTAGCTCATATAAATCCCAATATTGGTTAACATTGCGATAAACTTCAAGCCAAGCCAATTCGATGCTTTCATTTGGCTCATATTGTTCGGAATAGTCTCTGTTCAGACATTGCTCGTTAATTGGTAAGCCACGCCTAAACATAGCTTTGACTGCTTCATCATATATACTTGGCTCATGAAGTGCTTGCTGCATTTGATTGAAAAGGTTTTTATCATGTTTATAGACAGCTAGAGTATGAGCATTTTTGTTTCCTAAAGAAAATTCAATAAGCCGATTTTGGTATGATTGAAATCCAGAAGACTTTCCAAGATCGTCTCTAAATTCCATATATTCAGCAGGTGTTAAAGTCGAGAGGATGTTCCAAGATTGAATGAGCTGTTGTTGAATACGAGAAACACGAGAAAGCATTTTGAAAGAGGCTTCTAAATTATCATTGCGTATGCAGCTAATAGCGGCCTTCACTTCGTGCAAAATAAGCTTCATCCATAGTTCACTTGTCTGATGAATAATAATAAATAACATTTCGTCGTGATGACCAGAAAGTCTTTGCTGACTATCTAAGATTTTATGAAGATGAAGATAGTCACCATAAGACATTTCCTTTTGAAAGTCAGTTTGAATATTTTGCTCTGGGCGAGAATTGTTTTTTGACGTCATATTTTTCATTCCTCCTATGAAATTCAGCAATTGATATTAAGCAATAATTTCACGTTCATTTTTATATTGTTTATAATGCTCTTTTTGCATAATTTCTTTTAATGTTTGAACAACATTCCATATTTCTTCATAGGAGGTATAGAGCGCAACAGGAGCAAGACGAATGATATTTGGTGACCTAAAGTCAGGTATGATGCTGTATTCTTTAAGGGATTTACAAATGCGAGCGGCTTCTTTATGCTCAAGACTTAGATGACCTCCGCGTTCATTAGCATTTTCAGGACTTCCCATAGTGAAAGAAAAGGGTAATAAATAATGATTTACGAGTTTGATAAGGTAGTCTGTCATGGCTACCGACTTTTCACGAATCTTTTCAATACCAGCTTCATGGAAGATTTCAAGAGACCCAATTAAAGGGGCGAGGCTTAGCAGGTGAGGAGTGCCAATCTGGTAAGCGCTAGCTGTGTCAGCTGGTGTCAATGTATGCTCCATATCAAACTGTTTTTCTTTATTAGAACTAAACCAACCAGCAAGACCTGGAGAAGTGCCAAGATGTTTATGATTTACATATAAACCTCCAACAGCTCCTGGTCCGCCATTAAGATGTTTATAATTACACCAATAGGCAAAATCAATGTCCCATTTATTGAAAAGATGAGGAATAGCACCAATAGAGTGACAAGCATCAAATCCAACTAAAATGCCGCGTTTATGAGCTTCTTTTGTTAATGTCTTCATATCTAGAATTTGGCCGCTTCGATATAGGACAGTAGGGAGAATCATAATTGCAATATCCTCAGTCATCAATTCGATAATGTCTTCAGTATATAAAAAACGACCGTCTCTGCTTTTTACTCTAATAAGATGTGTTTCAGGGTCATAACCATGTGTACGCAGTTGACTTTGAATAGCGTAAATATCGGAAGGGAAATTAAGTTCATCAGCTAAGATTTTAGTTCGTGTTCCTTTTGGATGATAAAATGTAGAGAGCAACTGATGAAGGTTAACGGTTGTTGAGCCTGTTACAATCACTTCTTCAGCAGAGGCACCTATGAGTGGAGCAAGTTTTTTACCGAGGTTTTCTGATAATGTAAACCAAGGATGCTTGCCTGATGACCAACCATCAATCCCTAAGTTCTTCCAATCATTAACAACTTCCAAAAGAGTTCTCTCAGCTCTTTTAGAGAGAAGACCCAATGAATTTCCATCCATATAAATAGAGTCTTCCTTTAAATAGAATTCTTGTCTAAAAGAAGCTAGAATATCCTGTTCGTCAAGGTTTTTAGCATATTCGAGTGTGGGTTGAAACGAAGAGAAAGGCATGATTAATCAATCTCCTTGCTACATTATTTTTAGAAATCATATCAACAATATGACACGATGTCAATTTAATT
The sequence above is a segment of the Priestia filamentosa genome. Coding sequences within it:
- the kynA gene encoding tryptophan 2,3-dioxygenase, which codes for MTSKNNSRPEQNIQTDFQKEMSYGDYLHLHKILDSQQRLSGHHDEMLFIIIHQTSELWMKLILHEVKAAISCIRNDNLEASFKMLSRVSRIQQQLIQSWNILSTLTPAEYMEFRDDLGKSSGFQSYQNRLIEFSLGNKNAHTLAVYKHDKNLFNQMQQALHEPSIYDEAVKAMFRRGLPINEQCLNRDYSEQYEPNESIELAWLEVYRNVNQYWDLYELAEKLVDIGSQQQLWRFNHVTTVERIIGHKTGTGGSSGVTYLKRALDQHFFPELWSLRTKI
- the kynU gene encoding kynureninase → MPFSSFQPTLEYAKNLDEQDILASFRQEFYLKEDSIYMDGNSLGLLSKRAERTLLEVVNDWKNLGIDGWSSGKHPWFTLSENLGKKLAPLIGASAEEVIVTGSTTVNLHQLLSTFYHPKGTRTKILADELNFPSDIYAIQSQLRTHGYDPETHLIRVKSRDGRFLYTEDIIELMTEDIAIMILPTVLYRSGQILDMKTLTKEAHKRGILVGFDACHSIGAIPHLFNKWDIDFAYWCNYKHLNGGPGAVGGLYVNHKHLGTSPGLAGWFSSNKEKQFDMEHTLTPADTASAYQIGTPHLLSLAPLIGSLEIFHEAGIEKIREKSVAMTDYLIKLVNHYLLPFSFTMGSPENANERGGHLSLEHKEAARICKSLKEYSIIPDFRSPNIIRLAPVALYTSYEEIWNVVQTLKEIMQKEHYKQYKNEREIIA